Proteins from a genomic interval of Heteronotia binoei isolate CCM8104 ecotype False Entrance Well chromosome 5, APGP_CSIRO_Hbin_v1, whole genome shotgun sequence:
- the LOC132570924 gene encoding zinc finger protein OZF-like yields MPNKVKNEDFNKNIRNHIRVTTKKSGFMAEKREGRQWNIHFPKYSKIKASQSIQCRKYFRNRSQLLVCQRIKRQGEPEYSETRHKFILNSNIKQHQKTHTGEKPFECSVCGKRFSQSSHLQEHQRTHTGEKPFECSECGKRFSHNGNLKNHKRIHTGEKPFECSVCGKRFSRSGNLQTHQKTHTGEKPFECSECGKRFSRSGSLQEHQRTHTGEKPFECLECGKRCSTSGSLQRHQRTHTGEKPFECSECGKRFSQSDSLQQHQRIHTGEKPFECSECGKRFSQSGSLQQHRRTHTGEKPFECSVCGKRFSNNGSLQRHQRTHTGEKPFEFSELCGKRFSHNGSLQKHQRIHTGEKPFECSVCGKRFSESGHLQRHQRTHTGEKPFECSVCGKRFIMSDHLQKHQRTHTGEKPFVCSVCGKRFSESGHLQKHQRTRTGEKPFECSVCGKRFSHNGSLQMHQRTHTGEIPFECSVCGKRFSNNGSLQRHQRTHTGEKPFECSECG; encoded by the exons ATGCCGAATAaagttaaaaatgaagacttcAATAAAAATATCAGAAATCACATCAGAGTGACGACAAAGAAAAGTGGCTTTATGGCTGAGAAGCGTGAGGGAAGACAGTGGAATATACATTTTCCGAAGTACAGTAAAATAAAAGCAAGCCAATCCATTCAGTGcagaaagtatttcagaaatagatcacagcttcttGTGTGTCAAAGAATAAAGAGACAGGGGGAACCTGAATACTCAGAGACCAGACATAAATTCATTCTCAATAGTAATATTAaacagcatcagaaaacccacacaggggagaaaccttttgaatgttcagtgtgtggaaagagattcagtcagagtagccatcttcaagagcatcagagaacccacacaggagagaagccttttgaatgctcagagtgtggaaagagattcagtcataatgGCAATCTTAAAAACCataagagaatccacacaggagagaagccttttgaatgctcagtgtgtggaaagagattcagtcggagtggcaatcttcaaacgcatcagaaaacccacacaggtgagaagccttttgaatgctcagagtgtggaaagagattcagtcggagtggaagtcttcaagaacatcagagaacccacacaggggagaagccttttgaatgcttggagtgtggtaAGAGATGTagtacgagtggcagtcttcaaaggcatcagagaacccacacaggtgagaagccttttgaatgctcggagtgtggaaagagattcagtcaaagtgacagtcttcaacagcatcagagaatccacacaggagagaagccttttgaatgctcggagtgtggaaagagattcagtcagagtggcagtcttcaacagcatcggagaacccacacaggggagaagccttttgaatgctcagtgtgtggaaagagattcagtaacaatggcagtcttcaaaggcatcagagaacacacacaggggagaagccttttgaattttccgagt tgtgtggaaagagattcagtcacaatggcagtcttcaaaagcatcagagaatccacacaggagaaaagccttttgaatgctcagtgtgtggaaagagattcagtgagagtggccatcttcaaaggcatcagagaacccacacaggagagaagccttttgaatgctcagtgtgtggaaagagattcattatgAGTGATCATCTTCAaaagcaccagagaacccacaccggggagaagccttttgtatgctcagtgtgtggaaagagattcagtgagagtggccatcttcaaaagcaccagagaacccgcacaggagagaagccttttgaatgctcagtgtgtggaaagagattcagtcacaatggcagtcttcaaatgcatcagagaacccacacaggagaaattccttttgaatgctcagtgtgtggaaagagattcagtaacaatggcagtcttcaaaggcatcagagaacacacacaggggagaagccttttgaatgttccgAGTGTGGATAG